The Candidatus Acidiferrales bacterium genome has a segment encoding these proteins:
- a CDS encoding BamA/TamA family outer membrane protein codes for MKSFYIVAGLLFAASISSAQEAFMVHSVSFYGNKSFPEDDFRAIMLTKESPASFYRFVYRVFHIGNQPEYFDPLVLKADVQRIKQFYKNNGFFNSQVDTSIRYNIEDNEVDIGIQIKEGPASYVDSVSYYGIADSSKEFFDMLKEKPLLAGGTRYSLDRLNEEVARVDSILQNDGYPYARRDSTPVVNVEKLSRNDSDTVHVGIDLFFSSGKKYLWGNVSVQPSDSADLSYESRVVLRELLFKIGEPYRLSKKSDSEQRIDALNLFEPVKIIIPNRPPISDTLPGTLSLKSRPAHEITLGPLVSDENNAFNFGGELDYLQRNFLGDARLLTLTTSLQLQSIGLLTFSSKALSDTVTVGRIDASAQMTQPYFFSNSTSLTEGISFLVDKQRPYVQLVLRNKVRISERFAEYTTGYLDWDIERARVDSLQAHPLPQGLETPQFNSILSFTLQRDKTDDIYNPTEGFFNLMTIEEGGVLPYFIHSIFTHSDFPYSRYWEFTLLGKWYFSMNDNATNIFAFKSKVGYAQEYGTYAQDLAGPIPLSYRFFAGGSGSVRGWRTRELGDVSLPEYGGNTLLELNFEDRFRIIGNFGGVVFIDAGDLWDTYRDATLKSIAGAVGFGLRYNTFFGPLRVDFGNRLYDPFAPAGQQFIFQLFRTKQERRTLLNQLVIHFGIGQAF; via the coding sequence ATGAAGTCATTTTATATTGTTGCGGGGCTTCTATTTGCTGCTTCCATTTCATCAGCACAGGAAGCCTTCATGGTTCACTCGGTTTCTTTCTACGGCAATAAATCATTTCCTGAAGATGACTTTCGGGCCATAATGCTTACTAAAGAATCTCCCGCGTCTTTTTACAGATTTGTTTACAGAGTGTTTCATATTGGCAATCAGCCCGAATATTTTGATCCGTTAGTTCTTAAGGCGGATGTACAAAGAATAAAGCAATTTTACAAGAACAACGGCTTTTTCAACAGTCAGGTTGATACTTCCATAAGGTATAATATAGAGGATAACGAAGTTGACATCGGGATACAAATAAAAGAAGGTCCGGCATCTTATGTCGATTCCGTCTCTTATTATGGAATTGCGGACAGTTCGAAGGAATTTTTCGACATGCTGAAGGAAAAACCTCTTCTGGCAGGCGGAACAAGGTATTCGCTTGATAGACTAAATGAAGAAGTGGCACGAGTAGATAGCATTTTGCAAAACGACGGATATCCATATGCGAGACGAGATAGTACACCTGTTGTAAATGTCGAAAAGCTATCCCGGAATGACTCGGACACTGTGCACGTCGGCATCGATCTTTTTTTCTCGTCGGGGAAAAAATATCTTTGGGGAAATGTATCGGTCCAGCCTTCAGACAGTGCCGATCTCTCGTATGAAAGTCGGGTCGTTCTGCGTGAACTCCTTTTCAAAATCGGAGAACCATACAGACTTTCTAAGAAGTCCGATAGCGAACAACGCATCGATGCTTTGAACCTATTCGAGCCGGTCAAAATAATCATTCCGAACAGACCTCCTATCTCAGACACCTTGCCAGGGACGCTATCCCTGAAGTCGCGCCCCGCACACGAAATTACGCTCGGGCCTCTGGTGAGCGACGAAAACAACGCTTTCAACTTTGGGGGTGAGCTGGATTATCTTCAGCGGAATTTTCTCGGAGACGCAAGACTTTTAACGCTGACTACGAGCCTTCAGCTACAGTCTATCGGACTTCTTACTTTTAGCTCAAAGGCGCTCAGCGATACCGTCACGGTCGGCAGAATCGATGCTTCCGCTCAGATGACTCAGCCATATTTTTTTTCCAACTCGACAAGCTTAACGGAAGGCATCTCGTTCCTCGTGGACAAACAGAGGCCTTATGTTCAACTCGTACTGCGAAATAAAGTCCGGATAAGTGAGAGGTTTGCCGAATATACCACGGGTTATCTAGATTGGGATATTGAGCGTGCCAGGGTTGATTCACTCCAGGCACACCCATTACCGCAGGGACTCGAGACACCTCAATTCAACTCGATCCTTTCCTTCACGCTCCAGCGTGACAAGACAGACGACATCTACAATCCTACAGAAGGCTTTTTCAATTTGATGACAATCGAAGAGGGCGGAGTTCTTCCCTATTTTATCCATTCAATCTTCACTCATTCTGATTTTCCCTACTCCCGGTATTGGGAATTTACTCTCCTGGGTAAATGGTACTTTTCGATGAATGATAATGCAACAAATATTTTCGCCTTCAAATCGAAAGTCGGATATGCGCAGGAATATGGAACATATGCACAGGATCTTGCCGGTCCCATCCCGCTCAGCTACCGATTTTTTGCAGGAGGCTCGGGGAGTGTCAGGGGCTGGAGGACAAGAGAACTGGGTGATGTGTCTCTTCCTGAGTACGGCGGCAATACTCTTTTGGAATTGAACTTTGAAGATAGATTTCGGATAATCGGAAATTTCGGCGGTGTTGTGTTTATTGACGCAGGAGATCTCTGGGATACTTACAGGGATGCTACTCTCAAAAGCATAGCCGGAGCAGTCGGTTTCGGTCTGCGATATAATACTTTCTTCGGACCGTTGAGAGTCGATTTCGGAAACAGGCTTTACGATCCGTTTGCACCCGCCGGTCAGCAATTCATTTTCCAACTTTTCAGGACCAAACAAGAAAGAAGAACCCTCTTAAACCAACTGGTAATTCATTTTGGAATTGGACAGGCGTTCTGA
- a CDS encoding DNA polymerase III subunit delta' C-terminal domain-containing protein, giving the protein MSWDKVIGQERVKNLLKQILRSGKLPSALLFEGPEGVGKDALAIELAKTLNCERNKVDPCEECISCRQANALHHPNIRFVFPLPRGENETKEDGPLDKLDEKTIRKIREELALKAENPYHRISIPRAQVIKISSIREVIREDSLSLYQHGHRVVIVMQAEEVGTESANALLKVLEEPNPGTIFILTTSRRSSLLPTIVSRCQSLRFDLLSEDEIMRALILKHAVSTADAKLKARLAGGSYTKAVDLLETDTLDIREEALDLLRDVATNNYSRIAFRGKKAIESKDLRRIETLLKMLQIWLRDAAVMHVGLPRELINQDKTEILERMTKSFDGGKLVDAANSIDGAISQLYSNVNLGLLFVNLLMNLSGMLNRKKELQNV; this is encoded by the coding sequence ATGAGCTGGGACAAAGTCATCGGACAGGAACGGGTGAAAAATTTGCTGAAGCAAATTCTGCGTTCCGGCAAACTGCCGAGTGCGCTTTTATTTGAAGGTCCCGAAGGCGTCGGAAAAGATGCGCTCGCTATCGAACTTGCCAAGACGCTTAATTGCGAAAGAAATAAAGTTGATCCCTGTGAAGAGTGTATTTCGTGCAGGCAGGCAAATGCACTCCATCATCCAAACATTCGATTTGTTTTTCCCTTGCCCAGGGGAGAAAATGAAACGAAGGAGGATGGTCCTCTCGACAAGCTCGACGAGAAAACGATCAGGAAAATAAGAGAAGAGCTTGCTCTAAAGGCTGAGAACCCATACCACAGAATCTCTATCCCCAGGGCGCAGGTAATCAAAATCAGCAGCATTCGAGAAGTGATCAGAGAGGATTCTCTTTCGCTGTACCAGCATGGTCATAGAGTCGTCATTGTAATGCAGGCTGAGGAGGTTGGAACCGAGTCTGCCAATGCGCTCTTGAAAGTACTTGAGGAGCCTAACCCCGGTACGATTTTCATTTTAACCACTAGCAGACGGAGCTCGCTATTGCCGACAATAGTGTCACGCTGTCAGTCGCTTCGTTTTGATCTTCTATCCGAAGACGAGATAATGAGAGCGTTGATTTTAAAGCATGCCGTTTCAACGGCCGATGCAAAATTGAAAGCACGACTGGCTGGTGGGTCTTACACAAAAGCAGTTGATCTCCTCGAAACCGACACGCTCGATATCCGCGAAGAGGCACTCGATCTTCTGAGGGATGTTGCGACGAACAATTATTCCCGAATCGCCTTTCGAGGAAAGAAAGCCATTGAGTCAAAAGATTTGAGAAGAATTGAAACTCTGTTGAAGATGCTCCAGATTTGGTTAAGAGATGCTGCCGTGATGCACGTGGGCTTGCCCCGAGAATTAATCAATCAGGACAAGACTGAAATTCTTGAAAGAATGACGAAAAGCTTCGACGGGGGTAAGCTCGTAGACGCTGCCAACAGCATAGATGGGGCAATCTCGCAATTGTACAGCAATGTGAATTTAGGATTGCTTTTCGTAAATTTACTGATGAATCTGAGCGGAATGCTTAACAGGAAAAAAGAGCTTCAAAATGTCTGA
- the ricT gene encoding regulatory iron-sulfur-containing complex subunit RicT — translation MSDDFTGLSDWIPSEEEPVWTGESLERLEDRNLEKGVEKAGPVFVEDYWGPCASCTFCASGSYAAGTDFENKEAALDIVEVLFKANRAEFYANETGVFLQVGSRVIVEAEHGIDLGIVAATGDVVHWKRRSQGIVCQPMGKILRIANDEDLKQLDEIRRTEEKAPFVFREKCSNHNLQMKLTAVEFQFDRSRITFYFISERRVDFRLLVRDLASVYHTRIELRQIGARDVARKVGGLGICGREVCCVAWMTQLHKVNVDCARYQNLALSSSRLAGACGRLKCCILFENQNYLESLEKFPLLGSELITAKGSCIVERVDIFNDRIFLRYHDTGTIDSVDLKEFKTYQVQTQNHTGSLSRTGIPSGKSMDVASQEKTQ, via the coding sequence ATGTCTGACGACTTTACGGGCCTTTCTGATTGGATCCCCTCGGAAGAGGAGCCTGTCTGGACAGGGGAAAGTTTAGAAAGACTTGAAGATAGAAATCTCGAGAAAGGGGTCGAAAAGGCGGGACCGGTTTTTGTGGAAGACTACTGGGGACCGTGTGCCAGTTGTACCTTTTGCGCATCAGGTTCGTACGCCGCGGGTACAGACTTTGAGAATAAGGAAGCCGCTCTCGATATTGTCGAAGTCCTATTCAAAGCAAACCGGGCTGAATTTTATGCAAACGAGACGGGCGTCTTTTTGCAGGTTGGCTCCAGAGTCATTGTCGAAGCTGAACATGGTATTGATCTTGGGATCGTTGCAGCGACGGGCGATGTCGTACACTGGAAAAGACGTTCGCAGGGTATCGTGTGCCAGCCAATGGGCAAGATTCTTCGGATTGCTAACGACGAGGATTTGAAGCAGCTTGACGAAATCCGCAGGACCGAAGAAAAGGCGCCGTTTGTTTTCAGAGAAAAATGTTCCAACCATAACCTTCAGATGAAATTGACCGCTGTCGAATTTCAATTCGATCGGTCTCGGATCACCTTTTATTTTATATCGGAAAGAAGAGTCGATTTCAGATTGCTGGTGAGAGACCTGGCCAGCGTCTATCACACAAGAATTGAATTGAGGCAAATCGGAGCGCGGGACGTGGCTCGGAAAGTCGGCGGCCTTGGAATCTGTGGAAGGGAAGTGTGCTGTGTGGCTTGGATGACGCAGCTTCATAAGGTAAATGTCGACTGTGCAAGATATCAGAACCTTGCCCTGAGCTCATCGCGACTCGCAGGTGCGTGCGGGCGTTTGAAGTGCTGCATACTCTTTGAGAATCAAAATTATCTCGAATCTCTGGAGAAATTTCCGCTGCTTGGTTCGGAATTAATAACGGCAAAAGGGAGCTGCATCGTAGAAAGGGTCGATATTTTCAACGATCGTATTTTCTTAAGATATCATGATACGGGAACGATTGACTCGGTCGATTTAAAAGAGTTTAAGACCTATCAAGTTCAGACACAAAACCACACCGGAAGCTTGTCCCGGACAGGGATTCCTTCCGGAAAGTCGATGGATGTTGCATCTCAAGAAAAAACTCAGTAG
- the metG gene encoding methionine--tRNA ligase, which translates to MHQRFSRTLVTAALPYANGPIHLGHLAGAYLPADIYVRYLRMKGEDVLFICGSDEHGVPITITADKEGVSPQQIVDRYHAMNKESFEKFGMSFDNYSRTTLPAHHQTGQEFFLEFYRQKILVEKSEKQLYCEKDRMFLADRYVEGTCPVCGNPEARGDQCEKCGTWLEQTQLINPKCKICGSTPVVRETKHWYFPLGRFQKRLEEYVDSRIWKDNVRSYIDSWLKKGLEDRAITRDLHWGIPVPLQGYENKVIYVWFEAVLGYISATKELSQKRNEPNLWKKYWMDDATRYVAFIGKDNIVFHTIIFPAFLMAWNDGGKSHYLLPDTVPANEFLNFEGKKFSKSRGWGIDLKDFLDVFPPDTLRYALALNLPESRDSDFYWKDFQARVNGELADTLGNFVNRTLQFVQRYYDGKVPAAGKLSSLDKWIVEQMTEAPKKIGKFHEDFRFRDGVIETMSLARSANKFFNDSEPWKTRSENPEQCATTINICVQLTRSLAVLLSPVIPFSSEDIWKMLNVDAAAENAKWDSAAELKINTGHKIGGLKILFNKIEDSVIEDEIRKTANESAIDESPAVKSTVAAIKPQISIDDFRRIDLRVGKVLICEKVEKSDKLLRIEVELGGEKRQIVAGISKHYKPEDLIGKNVIIVANLAPAKLMGLESNGMLLAASSEDGRLSILTTMADIGSGNIVR; encoded by the coding sequence TTGCATCAAAGGTTCTCTCGCACTCTTGTTACAGCAGCACTCCCGTATGCAAACGGCCCCATCCATCTAGGTCATCTCGCGGGAGCATATTTGCCCGCCGATATTTATGTCCGTTACCTTCGTATGAAAGGCGAGGACGTCTTATTCATTTGCGGCTCCGACGAACATGGCGTGCCGATCACGATAACGGCAGACAAAGAGGGCGTGTCACCCCAGCAGATCGTAGATCGCTACCACGCGATGAACAAAGAGAGCTTTGAAAAATTCGGGATGAGCTTCGATAATTATTCGAGGACGACTCTTCCTGCACATCATCAGACAGGCCAGGAGTTCTTTCTCGAGTTTTATCGGCAGAAAATATTGGTTGAGAAAAGCGAGAAGCAGCTCTATTGCGAAAAAGATAGAATGTTTCTTGCCGATCGATATGTTGAGGGAACCTGTCCGGTCTGCGGAAATCCGGAGGCCCGAGGCGATCAGTGCGAAAAATGCGGAACGTGGCTTGAACAAACGCAGCTTATAAATCCCAAGTGTAAGATATGTGGTTCGACCCCGGTCGTTCGAGAGACCAAGCATTGGTATTTTCCGCTTGGCAGGTTTCAGAAGCGGCTTGAAGAATATGTCGATTCAAGAATCTGGAAAGACAATGTCCGCAGCTACATTGACAGCTGGCTCAAGAAGGGCCTGGAAGACCGTGCAATAACGAGAGATCTGCACTGGGGAATACCTGTGCCGTTGCAGGGCTATGAGAATAAAGTCATTTACGTTTGGTTCGAGGCAGTTCTGGGATATATCTCTGCAACAAAGGAACTTTCTCAAAAAAGGAATGAGCCCAATCTCTGGAAAAAATATTGGATGGATGATGCCACGAGGTATGTCGCATTTATAGGCAAGGACAATATCGTTTTCCATACGATAATTTTCCCCGCTTTCTTGATGGCCTGGAACGACGGGGGAAAGTCTCATTACTTACTTCCCGACACGGTACCTGCCAATGAATTTTTGAATTTCGAAGGGAAGAAATTTTCGAAAAGCCGCGGTTGGGGGATTGATCTCAAAGATTTCTTGGATGTCTTTCCCCCCGACACGTTGCGTTATGCACTTGCCCTGAATCTTCCCGAGTCTCGCGACAGCGATTTTTATTGGAAAGATTTTCAGGCGCGCGTGAACGGCGAGCTTGCCGACACGCTCGGCAACTTTGTGAATCGGACATTGCAATTTGTCCAGAGATATTATGACGGCAAAGTCCCGGCCGCGGGAAAACTTAGCAGCCTCGACAAATGGATCGTGGAACAGATGACCGAAGCGCCGAAGAAAATCGGAAAATTTCATGAAGACTTCAGGTTTCGCGATGGGGTAATCGAAACAATGTCGTTGGCCCGTTCCGCGAACAAGTTCTTCAACGATTCGGAGCCGTGGAAAACTCGCAGCGAGAATCCCGAGCAGTGTGCCACGACGATAAATATCTGTGTCCAGCTCACCCGCTCGCTCGCTGTCCTCCTGTCTCCTGTAATTCCATTCTCATCCGAGGATATCTGGAAGATGCTGAACGTTGATGCGGCGGCCGAAAATGCAAAATGGGATTCTGCAGCCGAATTGAAAATCAACACCGGCCATAAAATCGGCGGATTGAAAATACTATTCAACAAGATTGAAGACTCGGTAATCGAGGATGAAATTCGAAAGACTGCAAATGAAAGTGCGATTGACGAATCGCCTGCGGTGAAAAGTACCGTTGCTGCCATTAAGCCGCAAATTTCAATAGATGATTTCAGGAGAATAGATCTCCGCGTCGGTAAGGTCCTGATCTGTGAAAAAGTGGAGAAGTCGGATAAGCTTTTGCGCATCGAAGTGGAACTCGGCGGAGAGAAGCGGCAAATTGTTGCGGGCATTTCAAAACATTATAAACCCGAAGATTTGATCGGAAAGAACGTAATCATCGTAGCGAATCTTGCCCCTGCGAAGCTGATGGGACTCGAATCGAACGGGATGCTGCTCGCGGCGTCTTCAGAAGATGGAAGACTTTCGATTCTTACGACCATGGCGGACATTGGGAGCGGCAACATCGTAAGATAA
- a CDS encoding D-glycerate dehydrogenase produces MLVTRRIPENGIALLKSHFIVDVNERERDLLRGELRQKLSDVFGVVAVMANKFDRKLISELDSLRVISNFAVGYDNVDVGAATEKGIAVTNTPGVLTDASADLAFGLLLAVSRRIAEGDRLVRAEKFTGWTPMMMLGSDVSGKAIGIIGAGRIGTAVAKRAYGFGMKVFYFSHRRNDEIDKSGGEFVGLEELLRHADFISLNVPLNEETRGLIGRKEISMMKDNAILINTARGEIVDEDALIVALKKGKVAGAGLDVYKNEPKVNRKLLKLNNVVLAPHLGSATLETRAKMAEMAALNAIAVLKCEKPPSIVNPEVMRGFAA; encoded by the coding sequence ATTTTAGTAACAAGACGAATCCCCGAAAATGGAATCGCGTTACTGAAGAGTCATTTTATCGTTGACGTGAATGAGCGAGAGCGTGATTTGTTGCGGGGGGAGCTTCGGCAAAAGTTGTCGGACGTCTTTGGTGTCGTGGCGGTAATGGCGAATAAGTTCGACAGGAAATTGATTTCGGAGCTTGATTCGCTTCGCGTCATTTCGAATTTCGCGGTCGGTTATGATAACGTGGATGTCGGAGCGGCCACGGAAAAAGGTATAGCGGTGACAAACACCCCGGGAGTTTTGACTGATGCGTCGGCTGATCTTGCCTTCGGCCTGCTGCTCGCAGTTTCAAGAAGAATCGCCGAAGGTGACAGGCTCGTTCGCGCCGAAAAATTCACCGGATGGACGCCGATGATGATGCTCGGCAGTGATGTTTCGGGAAAAGCGATCGGAATAATCGGGGCCGGGAGAATAGGAACTGCAGTTGCAAAACGTGCTTATGGTTTTGGTATGAAGGTTTTCTATTTTTCGCACAGAAGAAACGATGAGATCGACAAGAGCGGCGGTGAGTTTGTCGGTTTGGAAGAACTGTTAAGGCATGCAGATTTTATTTCCTTGAACGTTCCGTTGAACGAAGAGACGCGCGGATTGATCGGGAGAAAAGAAATTTCAATGATGAAGGATAATGCGATCTTGATTAACACTGCTCGCGGAGAGATCGTTGATGAAGATGCGCTGATCGTGGCTCTCAAAAAAGGTAAAGTTGCCGGAGCCGGGCTCGATGTTTATAAGAACGAGCCGAAAGTGAATCGTAAGCTTTTAAAATTGAACAACGTCGTCCTCGCTCCTCACCTCGGGAGTGCGACGTTAGAGACTCGCGCGAAGATGGCGGAGATGGCGGCACTGAACGCTATCGCTGTTCTGAAATGTGAGAAACCGCCCTCAATAGTTAACCCGGAAGTTATGCGGGGTTTTGCCGCCTGA
- a CDS encoding adenylate/guanylate cyclase domain-containing protein, which translates to MRDLLKSESKFSLSLGVGAVAALVVFFFIATNLVSLIDRPALDNMFRLASHPQHADTSVVIAAIDQKSLNFFDRQQLVGWPWPREFYAILVDYFKKGGAKAVIFDMDFSNRLNIQDTESDDRFANSIESSANVVLASVLIGGDSGGTRTPISRISLTRQSGYGRLDIPDLTSAVLPAGRFMQNCRQLGVANYIVDVDGVTRRIPLLFQYHGTVLPQLALAGFAVGENYSAADMNNFLHAIPTDRNGDYLINWYGKGGPDGVFKYYSIGALIVSAAQIMEGRPPEVSPAAFKDKYVIVGGSAVGLMDFKATPFTIYEPYPGMEIHATVLSNFLQGDFMREAPLWISYALAAIFALVISWAFFKIGKITPSSLVVVASIAGYIVAVFIAFYNYSLWLPFGAPILSIILGFSFSGAVSYVTEGRRRRELRRVFNRYMSPRVVDEILTHPNELELGGKEMEATVFFSDIKNFTGLSEKMSPREVVANLNNYFTLTCDIVLDHGGMLDKYIGDAIMAVFGAPLQSDKHAINACLAAIEVQDQLKKYYSLDENKKGPVFETRIGLNSGKMVIGNIGSLKRLDYTAIGDNVNLASRLEGVNKEFGTKIIVSESTYEQVKDSIEARELDLIKVKGKQIPIRIYELICEKGKLPVSQAYLIGMFHEALYHYRLRKWKKASEIFREILRISPDDGPSKTYAARCKMLEKTGVPKGWDRVFVMTTK; encoded by the coding sequence GTGCGTGATCTTCTAAAGAGCGAATCTAAGTTTTCGCTGTCGTTAGGTGTAGGTGCTGTTGCGGCCCTGGTAGTCTTTTTCTTCATCGCGACAAACTTAGTTTCATTGATAGACAGACCCGCCCTCGACAATATGTTTCGGCTAGCCTCCCATCCTCAACATGCCGACACTTCTGTTGTCATTGCCGCAATTGACCAAAAGAGTCTAAATTTTTTCGATAGGCAGCAGCTTGTCGGCTGGCCGTGGCCAAGGGAATTCTACGCTATCTTGGTTGATTACTTCAAGAAGGGCGGAGCCAAAGCCGTCATTTTTGACATGGATTTCTCTAACAGGTTAAACATCCAGGACACCGAATCCGACGACAGGTTTGCCAATTCTATTGAATCATCCGCCAACGTCGTGCTGGCTTCGGTCTTGATCGGCGGTGATTCAGGTGGAACGAGAACTCCTATATCTCGAATAAGTCTTACACGGCAAAGCGGGTACGGCAGGCTCGACATTCCTGATTTGACCTCGGCCGTCCTTCCTGCAGGCCGGTTTATGCAGAATTGTCGGCAGCTGGGGGTCGCCAATTACATAGTGGACGTTGACGGAGTCACGAGAAGGATCCCGCTCCTGTTTCAGTATCATGGTACGGTCCTCCCGCAGTTGGCGCTTGCCGGTTTTGCGGTCGGCGAAAATTATTCCGCGGCCGATATGAACAATTTTCTTCATGCAATTCCGACGGACAGGAACGGCGATTATTTGATAAACTGGTACGGCAAGGGAGGTCCTGACGGAGTTTTTAAATATTACTCCATCGGTGCCTTGATAGTTTCTGCCGCCCAGATTATGGAAGGAAGGCCGCCCGAAGTTTCTCCTGCGGCTTTCAAGGATAAATATGTGATTGTCGGCGGAAGCGCCGTCGGTCTGATGGATTTCAAAGCAACCCCGTTCACGATCTACGAACCCTATCCTGGAATGGAGATCCACGCGACTGTTCTCAGCAATTTTTTACAGGGAGATTTTATGCGCGAGGCACCATTATGGATCTCCTATGCTCTCGCTGCAATTTTCGCCCTTGTTATTTCTTGGGCGTTCTTCAAGATCGGAAAGATAACTCCTTCCTCTCTCGTAGTTGTCGCCTCAATTGCCGGTTATATCGTGGCTGTATTTATTGCGTTCTACAATTACAGTCTTTGGCTTCCCTTCGGTGCTCCGATCCTATCAATCATCCTCGGATTTTCTTTTTCCGGTGCAGTTAGTTACGTAACTGAAGGGAGACGCCGCAGAGAGTTGCGGAGAGTCTTCAACCGGTACATGAGCCCCCGGGTTGTGGACGAGATTCTGACACATCCAAACGAGCTGGAACTCGGCGGGAAGGAAATGGAGGCAACAGTTTTCTTTTCCGACATAAAAAATTTCACGGGTTTATCGGAAAAAATGTCTCCCAGGGAAGTGGTTGCGAACTTAAACAATTATTTTACTCTAACATGCGACATTGTTTTAGACCATGGCGGAATGTTGGATAAGTACATTGGTGATGCTATAATGGCGGTCTTCGGGGCGCCTCTTCAGTCGGACAAGCACGCTATAAATGCCTGTTTAGCCGCGATTGAGGTGCAAGATCAGCTCAAGAAGTATTATTCGCTCGACGAAAATAAAAAAGGACCGGTGTTTGAGACTCGAATTGGACTGAACAGCGGCAAAATGGTTATCGGCAACATCGGTTCCTTGAAACGATTGGATTACACCGCGATCGGTGACAACGTGAACCTTGCATCAAGGCTCGAAGGAGTGAATAAAGAATTTGGCACGAAGATCATCGTGAGTGAATCCACTTATGAACAGGTGAAAGATTCAATTGAAGCGAGAGAACTCGACTTGATCAAGGTAAAGGGTAAACAAATTCCCATTCGCATTTACGAACTGATTTGTGAAAAAGGGAAATTACCGGTTTCTCAGGCATATCTCATCGGGATGTTTCATGAAGCACTTTACCATTACCGATTAAGAAAGTGGAAAAAGGCATCGGAAATTTTCCGCGAAATCCTGAGAATTTCTCCCGATGACGGCCCGTCCAAGACCTACGCCGCGCGATGCAAAATGCTCGAGAAAACCGGAGTGCCTAAAGGTTGGGACAGAGTCTTTGTAATGACAACAAAATAA